A single window of Gossypium hirsutum isolate 1008001.06 chromosome A10, Gossypium_hirsutum_v2.1, whole genome shotgun sequence DNA harbors:
- the LOC107890274 gene encoding F-box protein CPR1 yields the protein MQRPRFELPEALVMEILSKLPVKSLPRFNCVCKYWCSFQTPHFISNNYHNNLENDILNLLSRCDGNTFQPYFSQLSTEKDQNYIVKQNIHLPFFKDDIPSVYGACHGLLCLLDSSTDKAAIWNPSTREFKILPPSSIQRPPYFSPFEETYLTLDNVSFDNAAFGFDSKNDDYKVIRFVDLTFVNSEEEHPHPHFMDPVELYSLRSNSWKEIPSPDFTPTCTTLGNNYVDGICYWKTETGAYLDFRGLILSFDMGNEKFSILPIPEFVGSFPEYYVDLLVFNGSLGAIVYPSQRIDTSFDLWVTSEGVWTKQFNIKSISRVVYPLGFGKNGDLFLRDTNDEVLFDASTLEIKKLEINTYLDHFWFAISLHAYLESLVRINGIQEVEKYVIRQPTRNASNEY from the coding sequence ATGCAGAGGCCAAGGTTTGAATTGCCAGAAGCTTTGGTTATGGAAATTCTGTCAAAGCTTCCAGTTAAATCCCTTCCTCGCTTCAACTGTGTTTGTAAGTATTGGTGTTCTTTTCAAACTCCTCATTTCATTTCCAATAATTATCACAACAACCTTGAAAACGACATCCTTAATCTACTTAGTCGCTGTGATGGTAACACCTTCCAACCTTATTTCTCTCAACTTTCAACTGAAAAAGATCAAAATTATATAGTAAAACAGAACATTCACTTGCCCTTTTTTAAGGATGATATCCCCTCTGTTTATGGTGCTTGTCATGGATTATTGTGTTTACTTGATTCTTCAACGGATAAGGCTGCCATTTGGAACCCATCAACCAGAGAGTTTAAAATCCTTCCACCATCTTCAATCCAACGCCCTCCATATTTTTCCCCATTCGAAGAAACCTACCTTACTTTAGATAACGTTTCTTTTGACAACGCTGCTTTTGGGTTTGATTCTAAAAATGATGACTACAAAGTCATACGATTTGTTGATCTTACTTTTGTTAATAGTGAAGAAGAACATCCACATCCTCATTTTATGGACCCAGTTGAGTTGTATTCTCTTAGAAGTAATTCCTGGAAGGAAATTCCATCTCCTGATTTTACACCAACTTGTACAACTTTGGGAAATAATTATGTAGATGGAATTTGCTATTGGAAAACAGAGACAGGGGCATATCTTGATTTTAGAGGACTAATTCTTTCATTTGACATGGGGAATGAGAAGTTCTCAATTTTACCTATCCCAGAATTCGTTGGGTCTTTCCCAGAATACTATGTTGATCTATTGGTGTTTAATGGATCACTTGGTGCTATTGTTTACCCATCGCAAAGAATTGATACGTCTTTTGATTTATGGGTTACAAGTGAAGGAGTGtggactaaacaattcaatattaAATCCATTTCTAGAGTTGTATACCCATTGGGATTTGGAAAAAATGGTGACTTGTTTCTTAGAGACACAAATGATGAAGTACTATTTGACGCCTCCACCCTAGAGATTAAGAAGCTTGAGATTAATACTTATCTAGATCATTTTTGGTTCGCCATCTCCCTTCATGCTTATTTAGAGAGCCTGGTTCGTATCAATGGAATACAAGAAGTTGAGAAATATGTAATACGTCAACCAACGAGAAATGCATCAAATGAATACTGA